ACACTGGAGAGCTGCTCTCGGTCATTTTGTCGTAGAAGGGAGGCTTGCCTTATGGCTGGCCTCCCGCTACAGTTGGGAAGCCGGGTTAGTTGTATCGAAGTTGGTTTCGATACCGCGGCGTGAAAAGTACGACATACTTTGCCGATGCGCAATTCCTTTACCCCAGTTGAGGGGCATTGCAACGGTGGCCGGGGCAAAAATAAGGTTGAGCAACGCATCCAAAAGAAGCATTGCGGTGCGTCTGGCCAGTGGTTACACAACTGAGGAGCTACAGCTGAGTGCTTTTGCTAAAGTATGTCAGAAAAATGGGGATTGGGAAAcgtccctttccctcttccatcGTGTCGCTACCGAGGAATTCCAACAACGTGCGGTTCAGTGTATCCTTGCACACTGCCCCGGTTTCGGGGTGAAAAAGTTACTTCAGCTGGTGAATGAGCATTGCCCGGCTAACACTTGGACGACGTCAATGCTAGTGAAGCACTCCGATGACTGGGTGGAGGCCCTGTACGTTCTTCGCCATGTGATGGCTCGCGGGACGCGTTGCAATCCACAAATACTGAGCGCTTTTATGGACGTGCAACCACCGGTTGACGTTGTATCGACTGTGGTCCGTAACACCACATTTGCGGGGCGCAGTGAGGGTATTATGAGACGCCTTGAGATCCTAGAGATAAGTGGAAAGAGCCCGCAGCATTAATCTTCTCTGGGGAATCGACGCATATATATCCGTATTCGACAAATTCCTAACATGTGAAAACAAATGCGCGTTGACTTGGTGCTCTGCGCTGTGGACGTGTGCacattgggggggggggggagggaagcgACGACGATAAGGAGGGAGTGCTCACGTCCCGTTGCAGTAGCCACTTGACAACGTTTCAGGAGGAATTCCCTCCCCCCGAAACAGGGGTTTCTTTGATACACTGCACATTGGACTTCTGTTGGATCCTATTCGTTGCCGATATTCTAAATATCCGTTTGTCGCTACGACAAAGGGgagtacggaatgtgatgtgCCCACTGTAGGTGGCTTCGTTTCGAAGTTGGCTGGCGCCACTATAGCGTGTGGATGAACGGTGCCTTtcgttctttgtttttgtgtgcttgcAGCTACTGACTCCCACCGTATCGATTGTAACAAATACTAACAAGTGATGTGATAGAATTAGCAATGCGCTGCATCGTCCACATCGATATGGATTGCTTTTATGCTCAGGTGGAAGCTGTGCGGCTCGGCGTCGACTGCCGAACGGAACCTTATGTTCTTTCTCAGTGGGGCAACCTTATAGCAGTAAATTATCCTGCACGCAAGTTTGGAATTGGTCGGTTTGACACTGTGACTGATGCACTGGAGAAGTGCCCTCACGTAAAAATTTCACACGTCGCCACGTATGCCGCTGGAGAGGTGGAGTATCGCTACCACGAAAATCCCAGTAAGCAAACGCACAAGGTAGCCCTAGAGCCTTACAGAGAAGCTAGTCGGAAAATATTCCGCATTTTAGATAGTTTTGATGGAGTGGAAGTTGAAAAGGGTAGCGTGGACGAGGCATTCCTCGACGTAACGAAAGCTGCTCATATGAAGCAAGGTGAGATGGGATTGCTCTCATCGCAGGGTGAGCTCCGCCTGGAGGACGTTGCAGATCCAACTACAATTGTGATTCCAAGCCGTCAGGCCGAAATCGCTGCGTGGCTCAAAGAACACGGAAGGGAGTTTAGTGATGTGTTTGACGTAACGCTACATCCCCAACCAACGGCGGAGAACATGTCACTTCTCGCTGCAGCCTCTCGTGTTGTGTGGACCATACGGCAGAAAATCTATGATGAGCTTCGTTATGATTGCTCCGCAGGTATTGCACACAACAAACTTCTTGCTAAGAGCATCTCAGCGCGCCATAAACCGAACCAGCAGACGCTCTTGTTTCCTGATTGTGTTGCCTCTGTTATGTGGGATTTACCCTTCAAGAGCATTCGTGGATTTGGTGGGAAATTCGGCGAGGTTGTTCGACTTGCATGTGGTGGGAAGGAAACGTGTCGTGAGGCTTGGCTACATTCCCTATGCGCGATGAGCAAGTTTTTTGAAAGTGTAGGAGATGCAGAATATGCATACCGTCGCTTACGTGGCTATgatgaggggaaaataagagagcgaTCTATTTCAAAGAGTTTGATGGCATCAAAGGCGTTTAGCCCACCGTCGTCCACTGCAAACGGTGTGCAAAAGTGGGTCACGGTTCTGAGCGGCGAACTTTCCGCCCGCTACGAGGATTTCTGCAATACATACGGAGTAAAGGGACACTCATTCAATGTGAAGCTAGGCAACCGCGGCCTTGACCAGCCGAGCAGTGTTGCAAACAAAACCTTCCCGCTGCCGGAACTTGTGACGCCGCAAACACTCGTGTCCGCTGCAATGCAGTGCGTCACGGCAATTATGGCCAATCGACCGGGTGTAGTGGTAAATGCGGTAATGCTCACCATTGGATCATTTAAGAAGCAGGAAAGCGACGAAAGCGGGGTCCGAAGCCAGCAAACGACCCTTagggatttttttaaattgaaGAACCCCGGGAAACGTGAGCGAAATCATACTGATGAGGCCATGGTAATTACCCTATCGTCCTGCCCCTCCTCCCCCGTATCACGTGAATCATTGAAGAGCACCCCAGGAACAAGGGTGGTGTTTGATGTGGAGGACGATGGGGACGatgaggagagggaaagcgGAGAGAAGGATGTACACATCATTGACTGACTTACAAGTCCTTTGAACCGTATTGGTAGATCTTTCGCTTACCGGATAGGGGCTGTTCAGACCTAGTCCTGTGTGGGTGATGCTGGGTGTAACGGAACAATTCTGTATGACACTACAATATTTATCCACTTACGATGtccccctttatttttcGGTTTTTCCCCCCTATCAAGTCTTACACTTAGCATCCATGAACATCTACAGTTGGGAGAGCTCAGCTAGACCCCAGAAAGGTAAAGCCAAAAAGGCTGGGACCATCGTGTTTCACCCAGATGAGACTGTTGATCTCTCCTTCAACCGCCTTCAAAAGGAATATCCACTTGACAAGACCGAGCACCCAAACTCTCAAAAAGCTTCGGAGGGGCAAACAGAACGGAAAAAGGCCCCTTTAATGACTGCTGGGACAGCCAAAAATCTCGTAAAGAGGATGGGGTTCGAGGCTCTACTTCCCTGCCAAGCACAGTGTTACCGAGGCGTCTTTAACCGCCGTGACGTGATTCTCCACAGCCGCACTGGAAGCGGTAAAACATTGGCCTACGCTCTTCCCATCATCGAACGCCACCT
This region of Trypanosoma brucei gambiense DAL972 chromosome 10, complete sequence genomic DNA includes:
- a CDS encoding DNA polymerase eta, putative, with protein sequence MRCIVHIDMDCFYAQVEAVRLGVDCRTEPYVLSQWGNLIAVNYPARKFGIGRFDTVTDALEKCPHVKISHVATYAAGEVEYRYHENPSKQTHKVALEPYREASRKIFRILDSFDGVEVEKGSVDEAFLDVTKAAHMKQGEMGLLSSQGELRLEDVADPTTIVIPSRQAEIAAWLKEHGREFSDVFDVTLHPQPTAENMSLLAAASRVVWTIRQKIYDELRYDCSAGIAHNKLLAKSISARHKPNQQTLLFPDCVASVMWDLPFKSIRGFGGKFGEVVRLACGGKETCREAWLHSLCAMSKFFESVGDAEYAYRRLRGYDEGKIRERSISKSLMASKAFSPPSSTANGVQKWVTVLSGELSARYEDFCNTYGVKGHSFNVKLGNRGLDQPSSVANKTFPLPELVTPQTLVSAAMQCVTAIMANRPGVVVNAVMLTIGSFKKQESDESGVRSQQTTLRDFFKLKNPGKRERNHTDEAMVITLSSCPSSPVSRESLKSTPGTRVVFDVEDDGDDEERESGEKDVHIID